The following are encoded together in the Bradyrhizobium sp. CCGUVB1N3 genome:
- a CDS encoding SurA N-terminal domain-containing protein yields the protein MTTTLRVHRLLLTALGTALLLIGGAAPSRAQTVVVMVNGEPITDFDIEQRSKLDLLTNQKNAGRQEVINELIDEKVKIKEGKKYGVDPTGSDVDQSFSGMAQRMRITPDQLAKSLEVKGVRPETLKNRMRAEMVWTSLVRGRFKEQLQVGERDVAAAVQAQNGEKLQVEGFEYKMQPIVLIVPRGSSQAATEARHKEAEMYRGRISSCDEANSLFRSTPNAAIRESVTKTTADLPEALRKVLDDTQVGHLTPPEVTKQGIEMVVLCARNPTMIDTPKRREVREKMYVEKYEKTSKRYLAEIRKAAMIEYR from the coding sequence ATGACGACCACTTTGCGAGTCCATCGCCTTCTCCTCACCGCGCTTGGCACGGCCCTGCTCCTGATCGGCGGCGCAGCCCCGTCGCGCGCGCAGACCGTCGTCGTCATGGTCAATGGCGAGCCCATCACAGATTTCGACATCGAGCAGCGCAGCAAGCTCGACCTCCTGACCAACCAGAAGAACGCTGGCCGGCAGGAGGTCATCAACGAGCTGATCGACGAGAAGGTGAAGATCAAGGAAGGCAAGAAGTACGGCGTCGATCCGACCGGCTCCGATGTCGACCAGTCCTTCTCCGGCATGGCGCAGCGCATGCGCATCACGCCGGACCAGCTCGCGAAATCACTCGAGGTGAAGGGCGTGCGGCCGGAGACGTTGAAGAACCGCATGCGCGCCGAAATGGTCTGGACCAGCCTCGTTCGCGGCCGCTTCAAGGAACAGCTGCAGGTCGGCGAGCGCGACGTCGCGGCCGCCGTGCAGGCCCAGAACGGTGAAAAGCTGCAGGTCGAGGGTTTCGAATACAAGATGCAGCCGATCGTCCTCATCGTGCCGCGCGGCTCGTCGCAGGCAGCGACCGAGGCACGGCACAAGGAAGCCGAAATGTACCGCGGCCGTATCTCGAGCTGCGATGAAGCCAATTCGCTGTTCCGCTCGACGCCCAACGCGGCGATCCGCGAGAGCGTCACCAAGACCACCGCTGATCTCCCCGAGGCACTTCGCAAGGTGCTCGACGACACGCAGGTTGGCCATCTCACCCCGCCCGAGGTCACCAAGCAGGGCATCGAAATGGTCGTGCTGTGCGCGCGCAATCCGACCATGATCGACACGCCGAAGCGGCGCGAGGTCCGCGAGAAGATGTACGTCGAGAAGTACGAGAAGACCTCGAAGCGGTATCTGGCAGAAATCCGCAAAGCGGCGATGATCGAATATCGTTGA
- a CDS encoding helix-turn-helix domain-containing protein — translation MTMALTEHHSDKSGKLSTWVAAGEEFVLLDTVQPPARIAMARERLLLTRLYLGLIRSLNDDYGADFVKQNDSATFRTIGIYLFLRTAMCSPVRASTVAQALRLPRATVLRRLEEMIKQGYVERIGNAYRVTDKVNIPDLQQRLQQRIDMILETARELSRLRDAGGPAH, via the coding sequence ATGACCATGGCCCTGACCGAGCATCATTCCGACAAGAGCGGCAAGCTTTCCACCTGGGTGGCGGCGGGCGAAGAGTTCGTGCTTCTCGATACCGTCCAGCCGCCCGCCCGCATCGCGATGGCGCGCGAACGCCTGCTGCTGACCCGTCTCTATCTCGGCCTGATCCGCAGCCTCAATGACGACTATGGCGCCGACTTCGTCAAACAGAACGACAGCGCCACCTTCCGCACCATCGGCATCTATCTGTTCCTGCGCACGGCCATGTGCTCGCCGGTGCGGGCAAGCACGGTCGCGCAGGCGCTCAGGTTGCCGCGCGCGACGGTGCTGCGGCGGCTGGAGGAGATGATCAAGCAGGGCTATGTCGAGCGCATCGGCAACGCCTACCGCGTGACCGACAAGGTCAACATCCCCGATCTCCAGCAGCGCTTGCAGCAGCGGATCGATATGATCCTGGAGACGGCGCGTGAGCTGTCGCGGCTGAGGGACGCCGGCGGCCCTGCGCATTGA
- a CDS encoding GlsB/YeaQ/YmgE family stress response membrane protein encodes MGILWTIIIGFVVGLIAKFIMPGSNEPKGFILTTILGIVGAFIATFLGQSVGWYQAGESAGFIGAIVGAVILLFLYGLVLGRQGRTS; translated from the coding sequence ATGGGGATTCTCTGGACGATCATCATCGGCTTTGTCGTCGGCCTGATCGCAAAATTCATCATGCCGGGCAGCAATGAGCCGAAGGGCTTCATCCTGACCACGATCCTGGGGATCGTCGGCGCGTTCATCGCGACCTTCCTGGGCCAGTCGGTCGGATGGTACCAGGCGGGCGAATCCGCCGGTTTCATTGGGGCCATCGTCGGTGCAGTGATCCTGCTCTTCCTCTATGGTCTCGTCCTGGGCCGTCAGGGGCGTACGAGCTGA
- the pdxA gene encoding 4-hydroxythreonine-4-phosphate dehydrogenase PdxA, with protein MARPLALTLGEPAGIGPDITIAAWLRRSELELPAFYLLGDDALIARRAKALGADIKIARVRAEEALAAFPDALPVVATGAVTTAEPGRPDETSAPAALASIRQAVADVRAGRAGAVVTNPIAKSVLYRAGFRHPGHTEFLAELAEQDGRVPQPVMMLWSPRLAVVPVTIHLSLRDALAQLSRELIVSTVRIVAAELKSRFGISRPRIAVSGLNPHAGEDGSLGHEEQTVVTPAIKVLRNDGIEARGPLPADTMFHDAARKTYDCAVCMYHDQALIPIKTLAFDDAVNVTLGLPFIRTSPDHGTAFDIAGTGKANPASLIAALQLASRMAAAKS; from the coding sequence ATGGCAAGGCCCCTCGCACTGACCCTGGGCGAGCCTGCCGGCATTGGCCCCGACATCACGATCGCGGCCTGGCTGCGCCGCAGCGAGCTCGAGCTGCCCGCCTTCTACCTGCTCGGCGATGACGCGCTGATCGCGCGCCGTGCCAAGGCGCTCGGCGCCGATATCAAGATCGCGCGTGTGCGTGCCGAGGAAGCGCTCGCCGCCTTCCCCGACGCCCTGCCGGTGGTTGCGACCGGAGCGGTCACGACGGCCGAGCCGGGCCGGCCCGACGAGACCAGCGCGCCCGCAGCGCTCGCCTCCATTCGTCAGGCCGTTGCCGACGTTCGCGCAGGCCGCGCCGGCGCCGTGGTCACCAACCCGATCGCCAAGAGCGTGCTCTACCGCGCGGGCTTCCGCCATCCCGGCCACACCGAATTTCTTGCTGAACTGGCCGAACAGGACGGGCGCGTGCCGCAGCCGGTGATGATGCTGTGGTCGCCGCGACTTGCGGTGGTGCCGGTGACCATTCATCTTTCGCTGCGTGACGCGCTGGCGCAGCTCTCGCGCGAGCTGATCGTCTCGACGGTGCGCATCGTCGCAGCCGAGCTGAAGTCCCGTTTCGGCATCAGCCGGCCGCGCATTGCGGTCTCCGGCCTGAATCCGCATGCCGGCGAAGACGGCTCGCTCGGTCACGAGGAGCAGACCGTCGTGACGCCGGCGATCAAGGTCTTGCGCAACGACGGCATCGAGGCCAGAGGCCCCCTGCCCGCCGACACCATGTTCCACGACGCCGCGCGAAAGACCTATGACTGCGCGGTCTGCATGTATCACGACCAGGCGCTGATCCCGATCAAGACGCTGGCCTTCGACGATGCAGTCAACGTCACGCTCGGCCTGCCCTTCATCCGGACATCGCCGGATCACGGCACGGCGTTCGACATCGCCGGCACGGGCAAGGCCAATCCCGCAAGCCTGATCGCGGCGCTGCAGCTCGCAAGCCGCATGGCGGCTGCCAAAAGCTGA
- the rsmA gene encoding 16S rRNA (adenine(1518)-N(6)/adenine(1519)-N(6))-dimethyltransferase RsmA: MSAIDDLPPLREVIRQHSLSARKSLGQNFLLDLNLTARIARAAAPLENSTIVEIGPGPGGLTRALLALGAARVIAIEHDERAIPALQDISARYPGRLEIVHGDAMTFDPRPLLAGATAKIVANLPYNIATQLLIGWLTSEPWPPWYEMMVLMFQREVAERIVARENEEAYGRLGVLANWRAETKILFDISPSAFVPPPKVTSSVVRLVPRAAPLPCDRRLLEQVAAAAFGQRRKMLRQSLKSLQADPARLAAAAGVDATRRAETIPVAGFVAMARELADIRGQA, from the coding sequence ATGAGCGCGATCGACGACCTCCCGCCGCTTCGCGAGGTCATTCGCCAGCATTCGCTATCGGCCCGCAAGTCGCTGGGCCAGAACTTCCTCCTCGACCTCAACCTGACGGCGCGCATCGCGCGTGCCGCCGCGCCGCTCGAGAATTCGACGATCGTCGAGATCGGCCCGGGCCCGGGCGGATTGACCCGCGCCCTGCTCGCGCTCGGTGCTGCGCGCGTCATCGCGATCGAGCATGACGAGCGCGCGATTCCCGCCTTGCAGGATATTTCCGCGCGCTATCCGGGGCGTCTCGAGATCGTGCATGGCGATGCCATGACCTTCGATCCGAGACCCCTGCTCGCAGGAGCTACGGCAAAGATCGTCGCCAACCTGCCCTACAACATCGCGACCCAGCTCCTGATCGGATGGCTCACCAGCGAGCCGTGGCCGCCCTGGTACGAGATGATGGTGCTGATGTTCCAGCGCGAGGTCGCCGAGCGGATCGTGGCACGCGAGAACGAGGAGGCCTATGGCCGGCTCGGCGTGCTCGCCAACTGGCGCGCCGAGACCAAGATCCTGTTCGACATCTCGCCCTCCGCCTTCGTGCCGCCGCCAAAGGTCACTTCCTCCGTCGTGCGCCTCGTACCGCGCGCGGCGCCTCTGCCCTGCGACCGCCGGCTGCTCGAACAGGTTGCGGCCGCCGCCTTCGGCCAGCGCCGCAAGATGCTGCGGCAGAGCCTGAAATCGCTTCAGGCCGATCCGGCGCGCCTCGCCGCTGCCGCCGGCGTCGATGCGACGCGGCGCGCCGAAACCATTCCGGTCGCGGGCTTTGTTGCCATGGCGCGTGAATTGGCCGATATACGCGGCCAAGCCTGA
- a CDS encoding alcohol dehydrogenase — protein sequence MALMRRQSLVKFDAPLCETIIDTPKPQGREVLVRIERCGLCHSDLHIQDGYADLGGGKKLDTTRGMTLPFTLGHEIAGVVEEVGGDAPAGLIGAKKAVFPWIGCGQCRDCANGDENLCAKQRFLGVSIDGGFASHVLVPDAKYLLDYDPLPVNQAATLMCSGVTAYGALKRLVDRPRQRNLLLIGLGGVGMMGLSFAQAMFKQPITVADLSPAARETALKNGAATAYDPAEPEVVRRILKETDGGFDEVVDFAGNEKSMAFAVSVLARGGKAVVSGLMGGQFTLPMVQWVYKRMTIEGFMVGTLAEAHELMALARAGKIKPTPMQEEPMADVQKWIDSLRAGKVVGRIVLKN from the coding sequence ATGGCATTGATGCGTCGGCAGTCCCTGGTCAAGTTCGATGCGCCGCTGTGCGAGACCATCATCGATACGCCCAAGCCGCAAGGACGCGAGGTGCTGGTGCGTATCGAGCGCTGCGGCCTGTGCCATTCAGACCTGCACATCCAGGACGGCTATGCCGATCTCGGCGGCGGCAAGAAGCTCGACACCACGCGCGGCATGACGCTGCCGTTCACGCTCGGCCACGAGATTGCGGGCGTCGTGGAAGAAGTCGGCGGCGATGCGCCGGCTGGCCTCATCGGCGCCAAGAAGGCGGTGTTTCCGTGGATCGGCTGCGGACAGTGCCGCGACTGCGCCAATGGCGACGAGAATCTCTGCGCCAAGCAGCGCTTCCTCGGCGTCTCCATCGACGGCGGCTTTGCCAGCCACGTGCTGGTGCCCGATGCAAAATACCTGCTCGACTACGATCCCCTGCCGGTCAACCAGGCCGCGACATTGATGTGCTCGGGCGTCACCGCCTACGGCGCGCTGAAGCGCCTCGTCGACCGTCCGCGCCAGCGCAACCTGCTGCTGATTGGTCTCGGCGGTGTCGGCATGATGGGCCTGTCGTTCGCGCAAGCCATGTTCAAGCAGCCGATTACGGTCGCAGATCTCAGCCCGGCGGCGCGCGAGACTGCGCTGAAGAACGGCGCGGCGACCGCCTACGATCCGGCCGAGCCGGAAGTTGTCCGGCGCATTCTGAAAGAGACCGACGGCGGTTTCGACGAGGTGGTCGATTTCGCCGGAAATGAGAAGTCGATGGCGTTCGCCGTCTCCGTGCTCGCGCGCGGCGGCAAGGCCGTGGTCTCCGGCCTGATGGGCGGCCAGTTCACGCTGCCGATGGTGCAATGGGTCTACAAGCGCATGACCATCGAAGGCTTCATGGTCGGCACGCTCGCCGAGGCCCACGAGTTGATGGCGCTCGCCCGCGCCGGCAAGATCAAGCCGACACCGATGCAGGAAGAGCCGATGGCCGATGTCCAGAAATGGATCGACAGCCTGCGCGCCGGCAAGGTCGTCGGACGGATCGTGCTGAAGAACTGA